From a region of the Streptomyces tirandamycinicus genome:
- a CDS encoding PRC-barrel domain-containing protein, with protein sequence MSEHMWAYVPTSGHNRDDDLTGYRVEATDGNIGKVDKHSNEVGSQYIVVDTGTWIFGKEVLLPAGTITVVDHDERRIIVSRTKDEIKAAPEFDKDKHLGDPAYRDQLGGYYSSGH encoded by the coding sequence GTGAGCGAGCACATGTGGGCCTACGTACCGACCAGCGGGCACAACCGCGACGACGACCTGACGGGTTATCGGGTGGAGGCGACCGACGGGAACATCGGCAAGGTCGACAAGCACTCCAACGAGGTCGGTTCCCAGTACATCGTCGTCGACACCGGTACGTGGATCTTCGGCAAGGAGGTGCTGCTGCCCGCCGGCACCATCACGGTCGTCGACCACGACGAGCGGCGGATCATCGTGTCCCGCACGAAGGACGAGATCAAGGCCGCGCCGGAGTTCGACAAGGACAAGCATCTCGGCGACCCGGCCTACCGCGACCAGCTCGGCGGCTACTACAGCTCCGGCCACTGA
- a CDS encoding DUF5709 domain-containing protein codes for MSDSMADEVYQPTGSNEEQGDAAHLDLEDALDEPDYDEILDQGYSPPERPLGVDRVGTTVAEQREGESLDQRLAVELPDVAADDSDGIGDLPGGEGEPIDDEVGSVRAGRLVAPDEGTRPTTDKQLFAGDVGIDAGAAGAEEAAMHVVVEEDRGEPPFGGP; via the coding sequence ATGAGCGACAGCATGGCGGACGAGGTCTACCAGCCGACCGGCTCCAACGAGGAGCAGGGCGACGCGGCCCACCTGGACCTCGAGGACGCACTGGACGAGCCGGACTACGACGAGATCCTCGACCAGGGCTACTCCCCGCCGGAGCGGCCGCTCGGCGTGGACCGGGTGGGGACGACGGTGGCGGAGCAGCGCGAGGGCGAGAGCCTCGACCAGCGGCTGGCGGTGGAGCTCCCCGACGTCGCGGCGGACGACTCGGACGGCATCGGCGACCTGCCGGGCGGCGAGGGGGAGCCGATCGACGACGAGGTCGGCAGCGTACGGGCGGGGCGGCTGGTGGCCCCCGACGAGGGGACCCGCCCGACCACGGACAAGCAGCTCTTCGCCGGCGATGTGGGCATCGACGCCGGTGCGGCCGGAGCCGAGGAGGCGGCGATGCACGTCGTGGTCGAGGAGGACCGCGGCGAACCGCCCTTCGGCGGGCCGTGA
- a CDS encoding glyceraldehyde-3-phosphate dehydrogenase, translated as MTVNEDSFTNWKHREEIAESMIPIIGKLHRERDVTVLLHSRSLVNKSVVSILKTHRFARQIAGEELSVTETMPFLKALAALDLGPSQIDIGMLAATYRTDDRGLSVEEFTAEAVAGATGANKIERREPRDVVLYGFGRIGRLVARLLIEKAGSGNGLRLRAIVVRRGGDQDIVKRASLLRRDSIHGQFQGTITVDEANSTIVANGNEIKVIYAGDPSEVDYTAYGIRDAILIDNTGKWRDREGLSTHLRPGIEKVVLTAPGKGDVPNIVHGVNHDTIKPDEQILSCASCTTNAIVPPLKAMADEYGVLRGHVETVHSFTNDQNLLDNYHKADRRGRSAPLNMVITETGAASAVAKALPDLKAPITGSSIRVPVPDVSIAILSLRLGRETTREEVLDYLRNVSLTSPLKRQIDFITAPDAVSNDFIGSRHASIVDAGATKVDGDSAILYLWYDNEFGYSCQVIRVVQHVSGVEYPTYPAPVA; from the coding sequence GTGACTGTCAATGAGGACTCGTTCACAAACTGGAAGCATCGCGAGGAGATCGCGGAGTCGATGATCCCGATCATCGGGAAGCTGCACCGTGAGCGGGACGTCACCGTCCTGCTGCACAGCCGCTCCCTGGTGAACAAGTCGGTGGTCAGCATCCTCAAGACCCATCGGTTCGCCCGCCAGATCGCCGGCGAGGAACTCTCGGTCACCGAGACGATGCCGTTCCTGAAGGCCCTCGCCGCGCTCGATCTCGGGCCCTCCCAGATCGACATCGGCATGCTCGCCGCCACCTACCGGACCGACGACCGCGGCCTCTCGGTGGAGGAGTTCACCGCGGAGGCCGTCGCCGGTGCCACCGGCGCCAACAAGATCGAGCGCCGTGAGCCGCGCGACGTCGTGCTCTACGGCTTCGGCCGCATCGGCCGGCTCGTGGCCCGGCTGCTCATCGAGAAGGCCGGCTCCGGCAACGGCCTGCGGCTGCGCGCCATCGTCGTCCGCCGGGGTGGTGACCAGGACATCGTCAAGCGGGCGTCGCTGCTGCGCCGGGACTCGATCCACGGCCAGTTCCAGGGCACGATCACCGTCGACGAGGCGAACAGCACGATCGTCGCCAACGGCAACGAGATCAAGGTCATCTACGCCGGCGACCCGTCGGAGGTCGACTACACGGCCTACGGCATCAGGGACGCCATCCTCATCGACAACACGGGCAAGTGGCGGGACCGCGAGGGCCTGTCCACGCACCTGCGCCCCGGCATCGAGAAGGTCGTCCTCACCGCCCCGGGCAAGGGCGACGTCCCGAACATCGTGCACGGCGTCAACCACGACACGATCAAGCCGGACGAGCAGATCCTGTCCTGCGCGTCCTGCACCACCAACGCCATCGTCCCGCCGCTGAAGGCCATGGCGGACGAGTACGGGGTGCTGCGCGGTCACGTGGAGACCGTCCACTCGTTCACCAACGACCAGAACCTGCTGGACAACTACCACAAGGCCGACCGCCGCGGCCGTTCCGCGCCGCTCAACATGGTCATCACCGAGACCGGCGCCGCCTCCGCCGTGGCCAAGGCGCTGCCCGACCTCAAGGCGCCGATCACCGGCAGCTCGATCCGCGTCCCCGTCCCGGACGTCTCGATCGCGATCCTCAGCCTGCGGCTCGGCCGTGAGACCACCCGCGAGGAAGTGCTGGACTACCTCCGCAACGTGTCGCTGACCTCGCCGCTCAAGCGCCAGATCGACTTCATCACCGCCCCCGACGCGGTCTCCAACGACTTCATCGGCTCGCGCCACGCGTCGATCGTCGACGCCGGGGCCACGAAGGTCGACGGCGACAGCGCGATCCTCTACCTCTGGTACGACAACGAGTTCGGCTACTCGTGCCAGGTGATCCGCGTCGTCCAGCACGTCTCCGGGGTGGAGTACCCGACCTACCCGGCGCCGGTGGCCTGA
- a CDS encoding cytochrome P450 family protein, translating into MRERGPVARVELPGAVGAFAVTSPALLKRLLTDARVSKDPRRHWPVWINGEVSPDWPLFAWVAVQNMFTAYGGEHRRLRNLVSRAFTARRTAALRPRIEEITEQLLDRVAEVGRRGEVVDLREEFCYPLPIQVISELFGLPSDKAVDLREVVDGLFHTSAGPDEVTATYARLYEVLGELVAAKRESPGDDLTTGLIAARDDEGTARLSEQELLDTLVLMIGAGHETTVNLIDNAAHALLTHPEQLAHIREGRATWDDAIEESLRADAPVANLPLRYAVEDIDLGELGGPQGTVIPAGEAILAAYAAAGRDAERYGKDADRFDVTRVDKEHLAFGYGVHHCLGAPLGRLEARVAIPALFDRFPGLTLAGPPEELLPVESFISHGHRSLPVRLF; encoded by the coding sequence ATGCGTGAGAGAGGCCCGGTGGCGCGTGTCGAACTCCCGGGCGCCGTCGGGGCGTTCGCGGTCACCAGCCCCGCTCTGCTCAAACGGCTGCTCACCGACGCACGGGTGTCCAAGGACCCGCGCCGGCACTGGCCGGTCTGGATCAACGGGGAGGTCTCCCCGGACTGGCCGCTGTTCGCCTGGGTCGCCGTGCAGAACATGTTCACCGCCTACGGCGGGGAGCACAGGCGGTTGCGCAACCTGGTGTCGCGGGCCTTCACGGCGCGGCGCACCGCTGCGCTGCGCCCCCGCATCGAGGAGATCACGGAGCAACTGCTCGACCGGGTCGCCGAGGTCGGGCGCCGCGGCGAGGTGGTCGATCTGCGCGAGGAGTTCTGCTACCCGCTGCCGATCCAGGTGATCAGCGAGTTGTTCGGCCTGCCGAGTGACAAGGCGGTGGACCTGCGCGAGGTCGTGGACGGGCTCTTCCACACCTCCGCGGGGCCCGACGAGGTCACCGCCACCTACGCACGCCTCTACGAGGTGCTGGGGGAACTCGTCGCGGCCAAGCGGGAGTCGCCCGGAGACGACCTGACCACCGGCCTCATCGCCGCGCGGGACGACGAGGGCACCGCCCGGCTGAGCGAGCAGGAACTGCTCGACACCCTGGTACTCATGATCGGGGCCGGTCACGAGACCACCGTCAACCTCATCGACAACGCGGCACACGCCCTGCTCACCCACCCCGAGCAACTCGCGCACATCCGCGAGGGCCGTGCCACCTGGGACGACGCGATCGAGGAGAGCCTGCGGGCGGACGCGCCCGTGGCCAATCTGCCCCTGCGGTACGCCGTGGAGGACATCGACCTCGGTGAACTCGGCGGTCCGCAGGGCACGGTGATCCCCGCGGGGGAGGCCATCCTCGCCGCCTACGCCGCCGCGGGGCGCGATGCCGAGCGGTACGGCAAGGACGCCGACCGCTTCGACGTCACCCGGGTCGACAAGGAGCACCTGGCCTTCGGCTACGGAGTGCACCACTGCCTCGGCGCCCCCCTGGGCCGGCTGGAGGCCCGTGTCGCGATCCCCGCGCTCTTCGACCGCTTCCCCGGGCTCACGCTCGCCGGGCCGCCGGAGGAACTGCTGCCCGTGGAGTCGTTCATCTCCCACGGGCACCGGTCCCTGCCCGTCCGGCTGTTCTGA
- a CDS encoding cytochrome P450: MTPETTPVPESGRRCPEPLYGPEFAADPAAAYRRMRRTGPTAPVELSPGVRATLVTGYDAALHVLRSPETFSKDSRRWRDMADGTVPADCPVAPMMAYRPNALLTDGPEHRRLREAITDSLGGVEPHALRNYVEQSADALIDRFAAAGEADLLAGYARPLPLLVLNRMFGCPPEYGERLVEGMAGIFELVDAEKANELLTTTVGALIALKRRTPGRDVTSRLIAHPARLTDEELVHTLVLLIGAGTEPEQNLIANSLRLLLSDDRFAGSLSGGSLPVEDALDEVLWSDPPMANYAVHFPVHDVLYEGTLLREGHPLVISFAAANTDPALVAEQHPGNRAHLAWSAGPHSCPAQGAARLIAAVAVEKLLDRLPDMELAVPVRDLEWRPGPFHRALAALPVSFRPAAVTRAAEGERPAGDEASAAADRRDSAPPGGRRSAPEAAAPASGWARLLAWWRGE, encoded by the coding sequence GTGACCCCCGAAACCACCCCCGTGCCCGAGTCCGGCCGCCGCTGCCCCGAGCCGCTGTACGGGCCGGAGTTCGCGGCGGATCCCGCCGCCGCCTACCGGCGTATGCGGCGGACCGGGCCGACGGCGCCCGTCGAGCTGTCGCCCGGGGTGCGGGCGACACTCGTCACCGGCTACGACGCCGCCCTCCATGTGCTGCGCAGCCCCGAGACGTTCTCGAAGGACTCCCGCCGCTGGCGCGACATGGCCGACGGCACCGTGCCCGCCGACTGCCCGGTCGCCCCGATGATGGCCTACCGCCCCAACGCCCTGCTGACCGACGGGCCGGAGCACCGCCGCCTGCGCGAGGCGATCACGGACAGCCTGGGCGGCGTGGAGCCCCACGCGCTGCGCAACTACGTCGAGCAGAGCGCCGATGCGCTCATCGACCGGTTCGCCGCCGCCGGCGAGGCCGACCTGCTCGCCGGGTACGCCCGGCCGCTGCCCCTGCTGGTGCTCAACCGGATGTTCGGCTGCCCGCCCGAGTACGGTGAGCGGCTGGTCGAGGGCATGGCCGGCATCTTCGAACTCGTCGACGCCGAGAAGGCGAACGAACTCCTCACCACGACCGTCGGCGCGCTGATCGCGCTGAAGCGCCGGACGCCGGGGCGGGACGTGACCTCCCGGCTCATCGCCCATCCCGCGCGGCTGACGGACGAGGAGCTCGTCCACACCCTGGTCCTCCTGATAGGCGCCGGAACCGAGCCCGAGCAGAACCTGATCGCGAACAGCCTGCGCCTGCTGCTGTCCGACGACCGCTTCGCGGGCAGTCTGTCGGGCGGCAGCCTGCCCGTGGAGGACGCCCTCGACGAAGTGCTGTGGAGCGACCCGCCCATGGCCAACTACGCCGTGCACTTTCCGGTGCACGACGTCCTGTACGAGGGGACGCTCCTCCGGGAGGGGCATCCCCTCGTCATCAGTTTCGCCGCGGCGAACACCGACCCCGCCCTGGTGGCGGAGCAGCACCCGGGCAACCGCGCCCATCTGGCGTGGAGCGCCGGCCCGCACTCCTGTCCCGCGCAGGGCGCGGCGCGGCTGATCGCGGCCGTGGCCGTCGAGAAGCTGCTGGACCGCCTCCCCGACATGGAACTCGCGGTCCCGGTGCGGGACCTCGAGTGGCGGCCCGGGCCGTTCCACCGCGCGCTCGCCGCCCTGCCCGTGTCCTTCCGGCCCGCCGCCGTCACCCGGGCCGCGGAGGGCGAACGGCCCGCGGGGGACGAGGCGTCCGCGGCCGCGGACCGGCGCGACTCCGCGCCGCCCGGGGGACGGCGGAGTGCGCCGGAGGCCGCGGCGCCGGCGAGCGGCTGGGCCCGGCTGCTCGCCTGGTGGCGGGGGGAGTGA
- a CDS encoding GTP-binding protein, with amino-acid sequence MGSAPASDDVYLRPGVRTAVKILVVGHFAVGKTTFVGTLSEIRPLHTEEVMTEAGALVDDLEGARGKTTTTVALDFGRLTLSDHVVLYLFGTPGQQRFTELWRDMTRGALGALVLADTRRLGQSFDVMGVLEELGLPYAVALNEFDGAPQHTLDEVREALDLLPDTPLVRCDARDRHSSTRALISLVEYLLTRTSELEHA; translated from the coding sequence ATGGGCTCCGCGCCCGCCTCTGACGACGTCTATCTCCGGCCGGGTGTGCGCACCGCGGTCAAGATCCTGGTCGTCGGCCATTTCGCGGTCGGCAAGACCACCTTCGTCGGCACGCTGTCCGAGATCCGTCCCCTGCACACCGAGGAGGTGATGACCGAGGCCGGCGCTCTGGTGGACGACCTGGAGGGCGCCCGGGGCAAGACGACCACCACGGTCGCCCTCGACTTCGGGCGGCTCACCCTCAGCGACCACGTGGTGCTGTACCTCTTCGGCACCCCCGGGCAGCAGCGCTTCACCGAGCTCTGGCGGGACATGACCCGCGGTGCGCTCGGTGCACTGGTCCTGGCCGACACCCGCCGCCTCGGGCAGTCGTTCGACGTCATGGGCGTCCTGGAGGAGCTGGGCCTGCCCTACGCCGTAGCCCTGAACGAGTTCGACGGTGCCCCGCAGCACACTCTGGACGAGGTCCGGGAGGCCCTCGACCTGCTCCCGGACACCCCGCTCGTCCGCTGTGACGCCCGCGACCGGCACTCGTCGACCCGGGCGCTGATCTCCCTCGTCGAGTACCTCCTGACCCGCACCAGCGAACTGGAGCACGCGTGA
- a CDS encoding DUF742 domain-containing protein, with protein sequence MSPPRPRPSGRLVRPYVVTEGRAHPSRSTLDLVTLLISADGPSPSGLGPEKRRLTELCRPGALSVAEVAGHLSLPVSVTKVLVADLLDSGHIVTLAPVPAAVPSDARILQEVLDGLRARL encoded by the coding sequence ATGAGTCCCCCCAGACCCCGCCCATCGGGGCGTCTGGTGCGGCCCTACGTGGTCACGGAGGGCCGCGCCCACCCGAGCCGCAGCACCCTCGACCTCGTCACGCTCCTCATCTCCGCCGACGGGCCGTCCCCCAGCGGCCTGGGGCCCGAGAAGAGACGGCTCACGGAGCTCTGCCGCCCGGGCGCGCTGTCGGTGGCGGAGGTGGCCGGGCATCTGTCGCTGCCGGTCAGCGTCACCAAGGTGCTGGTGGCCGATCTCCTGGACAGCGGGCACATCGTCACCCTCGCACCGGTCCCGGCAGCCGTGCCGTCCGATGCCCGAATCCTGCAGGAGGTGCTCGATGGGCTCCGCGCCCGCCTCTGA
- a CDS encoding roadblock/LC7 domain-containing protein — protein MIEPTNNELGWMLDEVLKVPGALHAILLSADGMLRAHSEHIGRDDAERLAAGLSGVQSISRSTAEFCDRVDTPWRQTLIEFAHGYVFLVAAGEGAYLAVSTTESVDMEAVTYRMHKLVDRLGRELTSPARQGTGTLA, from the coding sequence ATGATCGAGCCCACGAACAACGAGTTGGGCTGGATGCTCGATGAGGTCCTGAAGGTGCCCGGGGCGCTGCACGCGATCCTGCTCTCCGCGGACGGCATGCTCCGGGCCCACTCGGAGCACATCGGCAGGGACGACGCGGAGCGGCTGGCGGCCGGGCTCTCCGGCGTCCAGTCCATCAGCCGCAGCACGGCCGAGTTCTGCGACCGCGTCGACACCCCGTGGCGGCAGACGCTGATCGAGTTCGCCCACGGCTACGTGTTCCTCGTCGCCGCCGGAGAGGGCGCCTACCTCGCGGTGTCCACCACGGAGAGCGTGGACATGGAGGCGGTCACGTACCGCATGCACAAACTGGTCGACCGGCTCGGCAGGGAGCTGACCAGTCCGGCACGGCAGGGAACCGGCACCCTGGCATGA
- a CDS encoding ATP-binding protein, with protein MTEQIPEAVVWCLAVGLPVVTVLLARQRGISARRRKRNEELAEGLRSREEELRHLVTVRLPALQESAHRPVPGAGLLDPRLADTDFAKCLDGVLERFAEAVESSQARADRSAKAALKSSMRSIQALASEQQVAISEMQDRHDHPDVLRDLLEIDHANAQFGRRAQAIAVLCGSWPGRQRAASALTDVVRGSTSRIRDYRRIRVHGEVDVAVESRAVEPVVLAVAELLDNAARHSQPSTQVEVGIRSVHNGACIVIDDAGVGMDGQALEKAALLLSGRRTVDVTRLDDPPQFGFAVVGVLAHRYRFSVSVDTHSPYGGVRAVVFLPGALLTHQDAAGDPAAAALVAESPASLTPSGPASGPAARPAPRPAPGSAAPTTAGGLPKRRRRAARTPATARPAPVPADDAGARSAEETARRIGAFARGTLSGRAAQETAYEAAQDSAHEAAHEAAQDAAHEAAHATAHEDEGNNRG; from the coding sequence ATGACTGAACAGATACCGGAGGCGGTGGTGTGGTGCCTGGCCGTCGGCCTGCCGGTCGTCACCGTGCTCCTGGCGCGCCAGCGCGGGATCAGCGCGCGCAGGCGGAAGCGGAACGAGGAGCTCGCCGAGGGCCTGCGCAGCCGCGAGGAGGAACTGCGCCACCTGGTCACCGTCCGGCTGCCGGCCCTTCAGGAGTCGGCTCACCGGCCCGTGCCCGGTGCCGGACTGCTCGACCCGCGGCTCGCGGACACGGACTTCGCGAAGTGCCTGGACGGTGTGCTCGAGCGGTTCGCGGAGGCCGTGGAGAGCTCGCAGGCCCGGGCCGACCGGTCGGCGAAGGCGGCGCTGAAGTCCTCGATGCGCTCCATCCAGGCCCTGGCCAGTGAGCAGCAGGTGGCGATCTCGGAGATGCAGGACCGCCACGACCACCCCGACGTCCTGCGGGATCTGCTGGAGATCGACCACGCGAACGCCCAGTTCGGCCGTCGCGCCCAGGCGATCGCCGTACTGTGCGGATCCTGGCCGGGGCGGCAGCGGGCGGCGTCCGCGCTGACCGACGTGGTGCGCGGATCCACCTCCCGGATCCGCGACTACCGGCGGATCCGGGTTCACGGCGAGGTCGACGTCGCCGTCGAGAGCCGTGCGGTGGAGCCCGTGGTCCTGGCCGTCGCGGAACTGCTGGACAACGCCGCACGCCATTCGCAGCCCAGCACCCAGGTCGAGGTGGGCATCCGATCGGTGCACAACGGTGCCTGCATCGTGATCGACGACGCGGGCGTCGGCATGGACGGGCAGGCGCTGGAGAAGGCCGCGCTGCTGCTGTCCGGCCGGCGCACGGTGGACGTCACCCGGCTCGACGACCCTCCGCAGTTCGGCTTCGCAGTGGTCGGGGTGCTCGCCCACCGGTACAGGTTCAGCGTCTCCGTGGACACCCACTCCCCGTACGGCGGTGTCCGGGCCGTCGTGTTCCTCCCGGGGGCCCTGCTCACGCACCAGGACGCCGCGGGGGATCCCGCCGCGGCGGCCCTCGTTGCGGAGTCCCCCGCGTCCCTGACCCCGTCCGGACCGGCGTCCGGACCGGCTGCCCGACCGGCACCTCGACCGGCGCCGGGGTCCGCGGCGCCGACGACCGCGGGAGGGCTGCCGAAGCGCCGCCGTCGTGCCGCGCGGACTCCGGCCACCGCGCGGCCGGCGCCGGTGCCCGCCGACGACGCCGGCGCCCGATCGGCCGAGGAGACCGCACGGAGGATCGGCGCGTTCGCGCGCGGCACCCTCAGCGGGCGCGCCGCCCAGGAGACCGCCTACGAGGCGGCCCAGGACTCCGCTCACGAAGCCGCCCACGAGGCCGCCCAGGACGCGGCCCACGAAGCCGCCCATGCCACCGCCCATGAAGACGAAGGGAACAACCGAGGATGA
- a CDS encoding AraC family transcriptional regulator: protein MVTHSTAHVEPRERADFWSQQVDSRHTRLDFRYARRDGFRGELTSQRSDDYELIGWRSDRIEYVRTPGLVRQDPAPDYRFLFPVEGELTLRQDGQEARLAPGFGRLMTLDTPFELLHDSMLRGVILSIPARGIDGPLNRKAPLDAALDLTTGLGRVLHGMLLSLHAERNRLDAAQFNAVTDRVVELLCMVAAGDDRPDAPDHLAQVEAAIRRYARDHATEPDLTGASMARALGWSLRQVQLALQRSGTTPRELIREERLRVVRDRLQRPEYTHMTISELACALGFSSASALSTAFRRRFGTSPRELRRRYQQA, encoded by the coding sequence GTGGTCACACACTCGACGGCGCATGTCGAGCCGCGGGAGCGGGCCGACTTCTGGAGTCAGCAGGTCGACTCCCGCCACACCCGGCTGGACTTCAGATACGCCCGCCGGGACGGCTTCCGAGGTGAGCTGACCAGCCAGCGCAGTGACGACTACGAGCTCATCGGCTGGCGCAGTGACCGGATCGAGTACGTCCGGACGCCCGGGCTGGTACGCCAGGACCCCGCACCGGACTACCGCTTCCTGTTCCCGGTCGAAGGGGAGCTGACGCTGCGCCAAGACGGCCAGGAGGCACGGCTCGCCCCGGGGTTCGGCAGGCTGATGACGCTGGACACCCCGTTCGAGCTGCTCCACGACTCGATGCTGAGGGGGGTCATCCTGTCGATACCCGCCCGCGGGATCGACGGACCGCTCAACCGCAAGGCCCCCCTGGACGCCGCACTGGACCTGACCACGGGGCTGGGGCGGGTTCTGCACGGCATGCTGCTCAGCCTGCACGCCGAGCGCAACCGCCTGGACGCCGCGCAGTTCAACGCGGTCACGGACCGCGTGGTCGAGCTGCTGTGCATGGTCGCCGCCGGTGACGACCGCCCGGACGCTCCGGACCACCTGGCACAGGTCGAGGCCGCCATCCGCCGCTACGCGCGCGACCACGCGACCGAGCCGGATCTCACCGGTGCGTCCATGGCGCGCGCGCTCGGCTGGTCGCTCCGCCAGGTCCAGCTCGCCCTCCAGCGGTCGGGGACCACACCGCGCGAACTGATCCGGGAGGAACGGCTTCGCGTGGTGCGCGACCGCCTCCAGCGCCCCGAGTACACCCATATGACGATCAGTGAACTGGCCTGCGCCCTCGGGTTCTCCTCGGCGAGCGCCCTGAGCACGGCCTTCCGGCGGCGCTTCGGGACCAGCCCCCGGGAGCTGCGCCGCAGGTACCAGCAGGCCTGA
- a CDS encoding haloalkane dehalogenase, translating into MQILRTPDERFRDLPDYPFEPSYVEVAAGDGSDGTLRAHYVDEGDGGSGETVLLMHGEPSWSYLYRHMIPVLAGAGHRCVAPDLIGFGRSDKPAARSDYTYQRHVDWMREALFDRLDLSRITLVCQDWGGLIGLRLVAEHPDRFARVVVANTFLPTGDEEPGKAFLDWREFSQTAPDLRVGDIVDLGCRSDLSREVKAAYDAPFPDDSFKAGARQFPMLVPVSSDDPAGGPNREAWRVLGRFDKPFLCAFGDEDPITRGLDRIFRERVPGTRGQDHVTVTGGGHFLQEDRGRELAATVNRFIGSGTGPDGGL; encoded by the coding sequence ATGCAGATCCTGCGCACACCCGACGAGCGTTTCCGGGATCTCCCCGACTACCCCTTCGAGCCCTCCTATGTGGAGGTGGCAGCGGGTGACGGGAGCGACGGCACCCTGCGGGCGCACTACGTGGACGAAGGCGACGGCGGTTCGGGGGAGACCGTGCTGCTGATGCACGGCGAGCCGTCATGGTCCTACCTCTACCGCCATATGATCCCGGTGCTCGCCGGGGCGGGCCATCGGTGCGTCGCCCCCGACCTCATCGGCTTCGGCCGCTCCGACAAGCCGGCGGCCCGCTCGGACTACACCTACCAGCGCCATGTGGACTGGATGCGGGAGGCCCTGTTCGACCGGCTCGATCTGAGCCGGATCACCCTCGTCTGCCAGGACTGGGGAGGGCTCATCGGCCTGCGCCTGGTGGCGGAACACCCCGATCGCTTCGCCCGGGTCGTCGTGGCCAACACCTTCCTGCCCACCGGGGACGAGGAGCCCGGCAAGGCGTTCCTGGACTGGCGGGAGTTCAGCCAGACCGCCCCCGACCTGCGGGTGGGGGACATCGTGGACCTCGGCTGCCGCAGCGACCTGTCCCGGGAGGTGAAGGCGGCGTACGACGCGCCCTTCCCCGACGACTCGTTCAAGGCCGGTGCCCGCCAGTTCCCGATGCTCGTACCGGTCTCCTCCGACGACCCGGCCGGAGGGCCGAACCGCGAGGCCTGGCGGGTGCTGGGGCGATTCGACAAGCCCTTCCTCTGCGCGTTCGGCGACGAAGACCCGATCACCCGGGGGCTCGACCGGATCTTCCGGGAACGCGTGCCCGGGACCAGGGGGCAGGACCACGTCACGGTCACCGGCGGTGGGCACTTCCTCCAGGAGGACCGGGGCCGCGAACTCGCGGCGACGGTGAACCGCTTCATCGGCTCCGGGACCGGTCCGGACGGAGGTCTCTGA